The following proteins are co-located in the Streptomyces sp. NBC_00435 genome:
- a CDS encoding antitoxin, whose product MSRIQHASWTARQKVLTGCGAKPGTYRSTGNGENDNRYWERAKDATGGPDSIIANESPDVPSGRIAQNARSVANGITEGARDMGIFSRFKDQAKDKAKDISDNVEAEVNEKTGNKYADKVDQAQQAMEQQFGIDEDPKK is encoded by the coding sequence GTGTCCCGGATTCAGCACGCCAGTTGGACCGCCCGACAGAAAGTCCTGACGGGCTGCGGCGCCAAGCCGGGCACCTACCGTTCGACCGGCAACGGCGAGAACGACAACCGCTACTGGGAGCGCGCCAAGGACGCCACCGGCGGCCCCGACTCGATCATCGCCAACGAGAGCCCCGACGTCCCCAGCGGGCGAATCGCCCAGAACGCGCGTAGCGTCGCAAACGGGATTACGGAAGGAGCCCGAGACATGGGGATCTTTAGCAGGTTCAAGGACCAGGCCAAGGACAAGGCCAAGGACATCTCCGACAACGTCGAGGCCGAGGTCAACGAGAAGACCGGCAACAAGTACGCCGACAAGGTCGACCAGGCCCAGCAAGCGATGGAACAGCAATTCGGCATCGACGAAGACCCCAAGAAGTAA
- a CDS encoding serine/threonine-protein kinase, whose amino-acid sequence MTDRLIGDRYQLATILGQGGMGQVWTAYDRRLDRRVAVKLLRPDKVAGPGSVADELRRRFVRECRVTAQVDHPGLVTVHDAGSDGDELYLVMQYVEGADLADHLAEHDPYPWPWAVSVIAQLCSVLSAVHAVPIVHRDLKPRNVMVRPDGTVLVLDLGVASVMDTDTTRLTSTGSPIGSPAYMAPEQAMGGAVGPHTDLYALGVVLYELLSGNVPFAGSTALGVLHRHLYEPPLPVRQLRPEVPQQLEAVLLRLLAKDPQDRPASAQAVYAALAPLLPHHGSGAPTGPLDPTRPFLRPQAPWPDRATVIPPRPATPPAPPRPDVPAAVEEAKKLLDQGMLTQAVDILGGILPAAAEQHGEHSPVVRSLRKQYAATLMDDGQYRRALPELRRLAEEFPAGDPSSLRFRYDAAQCLEQLGEPAAALAEYRALLPLFENHYANPDPGLPLEVRRRIAHLLLSLGDRPAAHDTLARLLFDAERLHGPAHPFSAEVRRALQWLGQVR is encoded by the coding sequence GTGACGGACCGGCTCATCGGGGACCGCTACCAGCTCGCCACCATCCTGGGCCAGGGCGGCATGGGCCAGGTCTGGACGGCGTACGACCGGCGCCTGGACCGCCGCGTCGCGGTCAAACTGCTGCGCCCCGACAAGGTGGCCGGCCCCGGCTCCGTCGCCGACGAGCTGCGCCGCCGCTTCGTGCGCGAATGCCGGGTCACGGCGCAGGTGGACCACCCCGGGCTGGTCACCGTGCACGACGCGGGCAGCGACGGCGACGAGCTCTACCTCGTCATGCAGTACGTCGAGGGCGCCGACCTCGCCGACCACCTCGCCGAGCACGACCCGTACCCGTGGCCGTGGGCGGTCTCGGTGATCGCGCAGCTGTGCTCGGTGCTGTCGGCCGTCCACGCGGTGCCGATCGTGCACCGCGACCTGAAGCCGCGCAACGTGATGGTCCGCCCCGACGGGACCGTGCTGGTCCTGGACCTCGGGGTCGCCTCGGTGATGGACACCGACACCACCCGCCTCACCAGCACCGGTTCGCCGATCGGCAGCCCGGCGTACATGGCGCCCGAACAGGCCATGGGCGGGGCCGTCGGCCCGCACACCGACCTGTACGCGCTCGGCGTCGTGCTCTACGAACTCCTCTCCGGCAACGTCCCCTTCGCCGGATCCACGGCGCTCGGGGTGCTCCACCGGCACCTGTACGAGCCCCCGCTCCCGGTGCGCCAGTTGCGCCCCGAGGTCCCGCAGCAGCTGGAGGCCGTACTCCTGAGGCTCCTGGCGAAGGACCCGCAGGACCGGCCGGCCTCCGCGCAGGCGGTGTACGCGGCCCTCGCGCCGCTGCTGCCCCATCACGGTTCGGGCGCCCCCACCGGGCCGCTCGACCCGACCCGGCCCTTCCTGCGCCCGCAGGCCCCCTGGCCCGACCGGGCCACCGTGATCCCGCCCCGGCCCGCCACCCCGCCCGCGCCGCCGAGGCCTGACGTCCCGGCCGCCGTCGAGGAGGCGAAGAAGCTCCTGGACCAGGGCATGCTCACCCAGGCCGTGGACATCCTCGGCGGCATCCTCCCGGCCGCGGCCGAGCAGCACGGCGAACACTCGCCGGTGGTCCGCTCCCTGCGCAAGCAGTACGCCGCCACGCTGATGGACGACGGCCAGTACCGCCGGGCCCTGCCCGAACTGCGCCGGCTCGCCGAGGAGTTCCCGGCCGGTGATCCGAGCTCCCTGCGCTTCCGCTACGACGCGGCCCAGTGCCTGGAGCAGCTCGGCGAACCGGCGGCCGCACTCGCCGAGTACCGCGCGCTGCTGCCGCTCTTCGAGAACCACTACGCGAACCCGGACCCGGGACTCCCCCTGGAGGTCCGCCGCCGGATAGCTCACCTGCTGCTCTCCCTCGGCGACCGGCCGGCGGCCCACGACACCCTGGCCCGCCTCCTCTTCGACGCGGAACGCCTGCACGGCCCCGCGCACCCGTTCTCCGCGGAGGTCCGGCGGGCCCTCCAGTGGCTGGGGCAGGTGCGCTGA
- a CDS encoding YfhO family protein, with the protein MPTPHPSPRRPGLLGSALAALITTVAVCAGDAVARVFPYGPRHRSVNDLGNQFVPFHAHLWDLLHGRAAGGLLLNWQSGYGSSFLPDFGTYLTSPFAMLVGVFPRQDVDLAVYVVTVLKTAAAAAAMAWLLRTQRRGPVPAAGLLGASYALCGWSVIEASYNPMWLDGLIAFPLLCLTGEWALRARRPVAGAVVVALCWTANFYTAYMATLGAVLVLLVRVLLTREGVGPRVRVLARAALATVLGIALSAPVLVPLFLSSKQAYPGWFKPFRPVGTQDLLARLLPATYSFSTPALFIGTGTLLLVAALPFHQAVAGRARLAWAGLVLLVLLSFQWMPTHLAWHLFATPNGSPYRQTFVLAGIVVIAAWAGLTAGVPGPRALAGGAGVLVAVALAASGSGLATVWGLALFGGGLALAAAGWWALRHRRLALPAAGVLALVLLAQAAATTAFGEKGKLAGLDDYPVWGRAHTARARALAGAEGWPAYRTDAGRPALTGNDPMLLGGEGGAYYSSHTPDLFTRTMVALGAGWTSRGRNVQSLDNPVTDAAFAVGARLRPDGTVVRAEVPPLVTTRPPGPEPVFGDSPFANQELLLGARVYEDPLAPGVCRAGTEAFLWAPQYNATARLADGPTFRLNANPPRNRAALQPMGVSHGPPSALVFEQDAPAQWQLSCLDRPRLTAAVARLRATAAVSVRAGSSGVRAVLPAGSTGTAVLSAPAIAGWSCNGRPATSRLGLVAIPLDGRTTTVTCTFRPPGLAPGLAAAGSALLVLLALRVLPRRGPRRAAGAAGAAGTAT; encoded by the coding sequence ATGCCGACTCCGCACCCCTCCCCGCGCCGCCCGGGCCTGCTCGGCTCGGCGCTCGCCGCCCTGATCACGACGGTGGCCGTGTGCGCCGGGGACGCGGTCGCGCGCGTCTTCCCGTACGGGCCCCGTCACCGCAGCGTCAACGACCTCGGCAATCAGTTCGTGCCCTTCCACGCGCACCTGTGGGACCTGCTGCACGGGCGCGCCGCGGGCGGGCTGCTGCTGAACTGGCAGTCCGGGTACGGGAGCAGCTTCCTGCCCGATTTCGGGACGTACCTGACCAGCCCGTTCGCGATGCTGGTGGGGGTCTTCCCGCGGCAGGACGTGGACCTCGCGGTGTACGTGGTCACCGTGCTCAAGACGGCGGCCGCGGCGGCGGCGATGGCCTGGCTGCTGCGCACCCAACGGCGCGGCCCGGTCCCTGCGGCGGGGCTGCTCGGGGCCTCGTACGCGCTGTGCGGGTGGTCGGTGATCGAGGCCTCGTACAACCCGATGTGGCTGGACGGGCTGATCGCCTTCCCGCTCCTGTGTCTGACGGGTGAATGGGCGTTGCGCGCGCGCCGCCCGGTGGCGGGGGCGGTGGTGGTGGCGCTCTGCTGGACGGCGAACTTCTACACCGCTTACATGGCGACGCTGGGCGCGGTCCTGGTCCTGCTGGTGCGGGTGCTGCTCACCCGGGAGGGCGTGGGTCCGCGCGTACGGGTCCTGGCGCGGGCGGCACTGGCCACCGTGCTGGGCATCGCCCTGTCGGCGCCGGTCCTGGTCCCCCTCTTCCTCAGCTCGAAGCAGGCCTACCCGGGGTGGTTCAAGCCGTTCCGGCCGGTGGGGACCCAGGACCTGCTGGCCCGGCTGCTGCCCGCCACCTATTCCTTCTCCACCCCCGCCCTCTTCATCGGCACCGGGACCCTGCTGCTGGTGGCGGCCCTGCCCTTCCACCAAGCCGTGGCGGGGCGGGCGCGGCTCGCCTGGGCGGGGCTGGTCCTCCTGGTGCTGCTGTCCTTCCAGTGGATGCCGACGCACCTGGCCTGGCACCTCTTCGCGACGCCGAACGGAAGCCCGTACCGGCAGACCTTCGTGCTGGCCGGGATCGTCGTGATCGCCGCCTGGGCGGGACTGACGGCCGGCGTGCCGGGGCCGCGGGCGCTGGCGGGCGGCGCGGGCGTGCTGGTGGCCGTGGCGCTCGCGGCGAGCGGGAGCGGGCTGGCGACGGTGTGGGGCCTCGCCCTGTTCGGCGGCGGCCTGGCCCTGGCGGCCGCGGGCTGGTGGGCGCTGCGCCACCGACGCCTCGCGCTCCCGGCGGCGGGCGTGCTGGCGTTGGTGCTGCTGGCCCAGGCCGCGGCGACGACCGCGTTCGGGGAGAAGGGCAAACTGGCCGGCCTGGACGACTACCCGGTGTGGGGCCGGGCCCACACGGCGCGTGCGCGGGCGCTGGCGGGCGCCGAGGGCTGGCCCGCGTACCGCACGGACGCGGGGCGCCCGGCGCTGACCGGCAACGACCCGATGCTGCTGGGCGGAGAGGGCGGCGCGTACTACAGCAGCCACACCCCGGACCTGTTCACCCGGACCATGGTGGCCCTCGGGGCGGGCTGGACCTCGCGCGGGCGCAACGTGCAGAGCCTGGACAACCCGGTCACGGACGCCGCCTTCGCCGTCGGTGCCCGGCTGCGGCCGGACGGCACGGTCGTCCGCGCCGAGGTCCCGCCGCTGGTCACCACGCGTCCGCCGGGCCCGGAGCCCGTCTTCGGCGACTCGCCCTTCGCCAACCAGGAACTCCTGCTGGGTGCCCGGGTCTACGAGGATCCGCTGGCACCCGGCGTCTGCCGGGCGGGCACGGAGGCCTTCCTGTGGGCCCCGCAGTACAACGCGACGGCCCGCCTGGCGGACGGACCGACCTTCCGGCTGAACGCGAACCCGCCGCGCAACAGGGCTGCCCTGCAGCCCATGGGCGTCTCGCACGGCCCGCCCTCGGCCCTGGTCTTCGAGCAGGACGCCCCGGCGCAGTGGCAGTTGTCCTGCCTGGACCGTCCCCGGCTGACCGCGGCGGTCGCGCGGCTGCGCGCCACGGCCGCGGTGTCCGTGCGGGCCGGCTCCTCGGGCGTACGCGCCGTGCTTCCGGCGGGCAGTACGGGCACGGCGGTGCTCTCCGCCCCCGCCATCGCGGGATGGAGCTGCAACGGCCGCCCGGCCACCAGCCGCCTGGGCCTGGTCGCGATCCCGCTGGACGGACGCACCACCACCGTGACCTGCACCTTCCGCCCGCCGGGCCTCGCCCCGGGCCTCGCGGCCGCGGGGTCGGCCCTGCTGGTGCTCCTGGCCCTGCGGGTCCTGCCGCGGAGGGGCCCTCGGCGCGCCGCGGGTGCTGCGGGTGCTGCCGGTACCGCTACTTGA
- the mfd gene encoding transcription-repair coupling factor, producing MSLHGLLDAVTRDPALTEAVTAAGDGNRMHVDLVGPAAARSFAIAALASRTGRTVLAVTATGREAEDLAAALRSLLPPDEVADYPSWETLPHERLSPRSDTVGRRIAVLRRLAHPSKDDPAAGPVSVVVAPIRSVLQPQVKGLGDLVPVSLRQGVAVDLGEVTQALAAAAYSRVELVEKRGEFAVRGGILDVFPPTEEHPLRVEFWGDEVEEIRYFKVADQRSLEIAEHGLWAPPCRELLLTDEVRERAAALAELHPELGELLHKIAEGIAVEGMESLAPVLVDDMELLIDVLPAGSMAVVCDPERVRTRASDLVATSQEFLMASWAATAGGGEAPIDVGAASLRGIADVREHARELGMMWWSVSPFAADEADLSGGDTLKLGMHAPEAYRGDTARALADTKAWIADGWRTVYLTEGHGPAARTVEVLGGEGIAARLEADVSALEPSLVHVSCGSLDNGFVDPVLRLAVLTETDLTGQRTATKDLGRMPTRRRKTIDPLTLEVGDYIVHEQHGVGRYIEMVQRTVQGATREYLLVEYAPAKRGQPGDRLYIPTDQLEQVTKYVGGEAPTLHRLGGADWTKTKARAKKAVKEIAADLIKLYSARMAAPGHTFGPDTPWQRELEDAFPYVETPDQLTTIAEVKEDMEKSVPMDRLICGDVGYGKTEIAVRAAFKAVQDGKQVAVLVPTTLLVQQHFGTFSERYAQFPVKVKALSRFQSDSESKATLEGLREGSVDIVIGTHRLFSQETKFKDLGLVIVDEEQRFGVEHKEQLKKLRANVDVLTMSATPIPRTLEMAVTGIREMSTITTPPEERHPVLTFVGPYEEKQIGAAIRRELLREGQCFYIHNRVESIDRAAAKLREIVPEARIATAHGQMSEQALEQVVVDFWEKKFDVLVSTTIVESGIDISNANTLIVERGDNFGLSQLHQLRGRVGRGRERGYAYFLYPPEKPLTETAHERLATIAQHTEMGAGMYVAMKDLEIRGAGNLLGGEQSGHIAGVGFDLYIRMVGEAVADYRSAVDGGVEEEPQLEVKIELPVDAHVPHDYAPGERLRLQAYRSIAAANSEEDVKAVREELTDRYGKLPEPVENLLLVAGLRMLARACGVGDITLQGPNIRFGPVELRESQELRLKRLYPGSVIKPAASQVLVPRPKTARVGGKPLVGRELLGWTGEFLATILGS from the coding sequence ATGAGCCTGCACGGACTGCTCGACGCCGTCACCCGGGACCCCGCACTCACCGAGGCGGTCACCGCGGCCGGTGACGGCAACCGCATGCACGTGGACCTCGTCGGCCCGGCCGCCGCCCGGTCCTTCGCCATCGCCGCGCTGGCCTCCCGTACCGGCCGGACCGTCCTCGCGGTCACCGCCACCGGACGGGAGGCCGAGGACCTGGCCGCCGCGCTCCGCTCGCTCCTGCCTCCGGACGAGGTGGCGGACTACCCGTCCTGGGAGACGCTGCCGCACGAGCGGCTCTCGCCGCGCAGCGACACCGTCGGCCGCCGGATCGCCGTGCTGCGCCGCCTCGCGCACCCGAGCAAGGACGACCCCGCCGCGGGCCCGGTCTCCGTGGTGGTCGCGCCGATCCGGTCCGTACTCCAGCCGCAGGTCAAGGGGCTCGGGGACCTGGTCCCGGTGAGCCTGCGCCAGGGCGTCGCCGTGGACCTCGGCGAGGTGACGCAGGCGCTCGCCGCGGCCGCGTACTCCCGGGTCGAGCTGGTGGAGAAGCGCGGCGAGTTCGCCGTGCGCGGCGGCATCCTCGACGTGTTCCCGCCCACCGAGGAACACCCGCTGCGCGTGGAGTTCTGGGGCGACGAGGTCGAGGAGATCCGCTACTTCAAGGTTGCCGACCAGCGGTCCCTGGAGATCGCCGAGCACGGTCTGTGGGCCCCGCCCTGCCGGGAGCTGCTGCTCACCGACGAGGTGCGCGAGCGCGCCGCGGCCCTCGCCGAGCTCCACCCCGAGCTCGGAGAACTGCTCCACAAGATCGCCGAGGGCATCGCGGTCGAGGGCATGGAGTCCCTCGCCCCGGTCCTGGTCGACGACATGGAGCTCCTGATCGACGTACTGCCCGCCGGTTCGATGGCGGTGGTGTGCGATCCGGAGCGGGTCCGCACCCGGGCCTCCGACCTGGTGGCGACCTCCCAGGAGTTCCTGATGGCCTCCTGGGCGGCCACCGCGGGCGGCGGCGAGGCCCCCATCGACGTCGGCGCGGCCTCGCTCCGCGGGATCGCCGACGTACGGGAGCACGCGCGCGAGCTCGGCATGATGTGGTGGTCGGTGTCCCCGTTCGCCGCCGACGAGGCGGACCTGAGCGGCGGAGACACCCTCAAACTCGGCATGCACGCCCCCGAGGCCTACCGCGGCGACACCGCCCGGGCACTGGCCGACACCAAGGCCTGGATCGCCGACGGCTGGCGCACCGTCTACCTCACCGAGGGCCACGGCCCGGCCGCCCGTACCGTCGAGGTGCTCGGCGGCGAGGGCATCGCGGCCCGCCTGGAGGCCGATGTCTCCGCCCTGGAGCCCTCGCTGGTCCACGTCTCGTGCGGCTCCCTGGACAACGGCTTCGTGGACCCGGTGCTCAGGCTCGCCGTGCTCACCGAGACCGATCTGACCGGCCAGCGCACCGCCACCAAGGACCTGGGCCGGATGCCCACCCGGCGCCGCAAGACGATCGACCCCCTCACCCTGGAGGTCGGCGACTACATCGTCCACGAACAGCACGGCGTGGGCCGGTACATCGAGATGGTGCAGCGCACCGTGCAGGGCGCCACCCGCGAGTACCTGCTGGTCGAGTACGCGCCGGCCAAGCGCGGGCAGCCCGGCGACCGGCTCTACATCCCCACCGACCAGCTGGAGCAGGTCACCAAGTACGTCGGCGGCGAGGCCCCGACCCTGCACCGGCTCGGCGGCGCCGACTGGACCAAGACCAAGGCGCGCGCGAAGAAGGCGGTCAAGGAGATCGCCGCCGACCTGATCAAGCTCTACAGCGCCCGCATGGCCGCGCCCGGCCACACCTTCGGCCCGGACACCCCCTGGCAGCGCGAACTGGAGGACGCCTTCCCGTACGTGGAGACGCCCGACCAGCTCACCACCATCGCCGAGGTCAAGGAGGACATGGAGAAGTCCGTCCCCATGGACCGCCTGATCTGCGGTGACGTCGGCTACGGCAAGACCGAGATCGCGGTCCGCGCCGCCTTCAAGGCGGTCCAGGACGGCAAGCAGGTCGCCGTCCTCGTCCCCACCACGCTGCTGGTGCAGCAGCACTTCGGGACCTTCTCCGAGCGGTACGCGCAGTTCCCGGTCAAGGTGAAGGCGCTGTCCCGCTTCCAGAGCGATTCGGAGTCCAAGGCGACGCTGGAGGGCCTGCGCGAGGGCTCGGTCGACATCGTCATCGGTACGCACCGGCTGTTCTCGCAGGAGACGAAGTTCAAGGACCTGGGCCTGGTCATCGTCGACGAGGAGCAGCGGTTCGGCGTCGAGCACAAGGAGCAGCTGAAGAAGCTGCGCGCCAACGTGGACGTCCTGACGATGTCCGCGACCCCGATCCCGCGCACCCTGGAGATGGCGGTCACCGGCATCCGCGAGATGTCCACGATCACCACCCCGCCCGAGGAGCGCCACCCGGTCCTGACCTTCGTCGGCCCCTACGAGGAGAAGCAGATCGGCGCCGCGATCCGCCGCGAGCTGCTCCGCGAGGGCCAGTGCTTCTACATCCACAACCGGGTCGAGTCCATCGACCGGGCGGCCGCCAAACTGCGCGAGATCGTGCCCGAGGCGCGCATCGCGACGGCGCACGGGCAGATGTCGGAACAGGCCCTGGAACAGGTCGTGGTGGACTTCTGGGAGAAGAAGTTCGACGTCCTGGTCTCGACGACGATCGTCGAGTCCGGCATCGACATCTCCAACGCCAACACCCTCATCGTCGAGCGCGGTGACAACTTCGGCCTCTCCCAGCTCCACCAGCTGCGCGGCCGGGTGGGCCGCGGCCGTGAGCGCGGGTACGCGTACTTCCTCTACCCGCCGGAGAAGCCGCTGACCGAGACCGCGCACGAGCGGCTCGCGACGATCGCCCAGCACACCGAGATGGGCGCGGGCATGTACGTGGCGATGAAGGACCTGGAGATCCGCGGCGCGGGCAATCTGCTCGGCGGGGAGCAGTCCGGTCACATCGCGGGCGTCGGCTTCGACCTCTACATCCGCATGGTCGGCGAGGCGGTGGCCGACTACCGGTCCGCCGTCGACGGCGGGGTGGAGGAGGAGCCGCAGCTGGAGGTCAAGATCGAGCTGCCGGTCGACGCGCACGTCCCGCACGACTACGCGCCGGGTGAGCGGCTGCGCCTCCAGGCGTACCGGTCCATCGCCGCGGCCAACTCCGAGGAGGACGTCAAGGCCGTCCGCGAGGAGCTCACCGACCGCTACGGCAAGCTGCCGGAGCCGGTGGAGAACCTGCTGCTGGTGGCCGGACTGCGGATGCTCGCCCGGGCCTGCGGAGTCGGTGACATCACCCTCCAGGGGCCCAACATCCGTTTCGGTCCGGTGGAGTTGCGTGAATCGCAGGAGCTGCGCCTCAAGCGGCTCTACCCGGGCTCGGTGATCAAGCCGGCCGCCTCGCAGGTGCTGGTGCCGCGGCCGAAGACGGCGCGCGTGGGCGGCAAGCCGCTGGTCGGGCGGGAACTGCTGGGCTGGACCGGGGAGTTCCTCGCCACGATCCTCGGCTCCTGA
- a CDS encoding N-6 DNA methylase has product MPEQTPPTEAPATPTAPEVTAAEIARLAGVGRAAVSNWRRRHADFPRPVGGTETSPSFALPDVTDWLRAQGKLAEVPLRERVRQYVAGHPGGSVAALVKAGSALLLVRDRPREWLEATAVSDERMAVLLAPALDRVLALRFGPAHPLAAAAPPATAMPFLRATAELAAELGTRGAFEFLLGRHLEANPRQYTLTPDGLATLMAALAGPSVQSVLDPACGTGTLLRAVPGAAVRYAQDSSPELASLAALRLALHADAQVRAAAADSLRADAFPPPGAERVDAVLCHPPFNERNWGHEELAYDPRWEYGLPARAESELAWVQHALAHLREGGTAVLLMPPAAATRRSGRRIRADLLRRGALRAVVALPAGAAPPYGIPLHLWVLRRPAPQAAPPSGLLLVDTAALGAEGPGRAGWSAVHGAVEEAWTTYERGGAAPEVPGVRRVVPVVDLLDDDVDLTPARHLPPPAAGGGVAELAAVRDRLDATLTRAARLTPPAPAPADDSVDPAAGPGPAAPADPVAGPRARPAPTTVGELVRAGALLLHAGTGSGAGRAPVLTEYDVSTGTGPSGTLAATSDEPLLTEPGDVVVPVTGGAGTARVIDGATAGAVPGRGLQLLRADPAALDPWFLAGFLRATANNRRASSHASTTARLDVRRLELPRLPLAEQEVYGARFRALAEFEDSLRLAARLGEQLVQGLYDGLSDGTVRPD; this is encoded by the coding sequence ATGCCGGAGCAGACGCCCCCCACCGAGGCCCCAGCCACCCCCACCGCCCCAGAAGTCACCGCGGCGGAGATCGCCAGGCTGGCCGGGGTCGGACGCGCCGCCGTGAGCAACTGGCGTCGACGCCACGCCGATTTCCCCCGGCCCGTCGGGGGGACGGAGACGAGCCCCTCCTTCGCACTGCCGGACGTCACCGACTGGCTCCGGGCCCAGGGCAAGCTCGCCGAGGTGCCGCTGCGCGAGCGCGTCCGGCAGTACGTCGCCGGCCACCCCGGCGGCTCCGTGGCCGCGCTCGTCAAGGCCGGGAGCGCGCTGCTCCTCGTACGCGACCGGCCCAGGGAGTGGCTGGAGGCCACCGCCGTCTCCGACGAGCGGATGGCCGTCCTGCTGGCGCCCGCCCTGGACCGGGTGCTCGCCCTGCGGTTCGGCCCCGCGCACCCGCTCGCCGCCGCCGCCCCGCCGGCCACCGCGATGCCCTTCCTGCGGGCCACCGCCGAACTCGCCGCCGAACTCGGGACCCGGGGCGCCTTCGAGTTCCTCCTCGGCCGCCACCTCGAAGCCAACCCCCGCCAGTACACGCTCACTCCGGACGGGCTCGCCACCCTCATGGCCGCCCTCGCCGGACCCTCGGTCCAGAGCGTCCTGGATCCGGCCTGCGGCACCGGCACCCTGCTGCGGGCCGTCCCCGGAGCCGCTGTCCGCTACGCGCAGGACAGTTCGCCCGAGCTCGCCTCCCTCGCCGCCCTGCGCCTCGCCCTGCACGCGGACGCCCAGGTCCGCGCGGCCGCCGCCGACAGCCTGCGCGCGGACGCCTTCCCGCCCCCCGGCGCCGAGCGGGTCGACGCCGTGCTCTGCCACCCGCCGTTCAACGAACGCAACTGGGGCCACGAGGAACTGGCCTACGACCCGCGCTGGGAGTACGGACTGCCCGCCCGCGCCGAATCCGAACTCGCCTGGGTCCAGCACGCCCTGGCCCACCTGCGCGAGGGCGGCACCGCCGTCCTGCTCATGCCGCCCGCCGCGGCCACCCGCCGCTCCGGCCGCCGCATCCGGGCCGACCTGCTGCGCCGGGGCGCGCTGCGGGCCGTCGTCGCCCTCCCGGCCGGCGCCGCGCCGCCCTACGGGATCCCGCTCCACCTGTGGGTGCTGCGCCGGCCCGCCCCGCAGGCGGCGCCCCCCTCCGGGCTGCTCCTCGTGGACACGGCCGCGCTCGGCGCCGAGGGGCCGGGACGGGCCGGGTGGTCCGCCGTGCACGGCGCGGTGGAGGAGGCCTGGACGACGTACGAGCGCGGTGGCGCGGCCCCGGAGGTCCCGGGAGTGCGCCGTGTCGTGCCCGTCGTGGACCTGCTCGACGACGACGTGGACCTGACCCCGGCCCGCCACCTGCCGCCGCCCGCGGCGGGCGGCGGTGTGGCCGAGCTGGCCGCCGTACGGGACCGGCTCGACGCGACGCTGACCCGCGCGGCCCGGCTCACCCCGCCGGCCCCGGCCCCGGCCGACGACTCCGTCGATCCGGCCGCCGGCCCCGGCCCCGCCGCCCCCGCCGACCCGGTGGCCGGTCCGCGGGCCCGCCCGGCGCCGACCACCGTCGGTGAACTCGTGCGCGCCGGAGCCCTGCTCCTGCACGCGGGGACCGGCAGCGGCGCGGGCCGGGCCCCCGTCCTGACCGAGTACGACGTGAGCACCGGGACAGGACCCTCCGGGACCCTGGCCGCCACCTCGGACGAGCCGCTGCTCACCGAGCCCGGCGACGTCGTCGTGCCCGTCACCGGCGGCGCGGGCACCGCCCGGGTGATCGACGGGGCCACCGCGGGTGCCGTGCCCGGCCGCGGGCTGCAGCTGCTGCGCGCCGACCCGGCCGCGCTGGACCCCTGGTTCCTCGCCGGTTTCCTGCGTGCCACCGCCAACAACCGCCGCGCCAGCAGCCATGCCTCCACCACGGCCCGGCTCGACGTGCGCCGCCTCGAACTGCCCCGGCTGCCGCTGGCCGAGCAGGAGGTCTACGGTGCGCGGTTCCGGGCGCTCGCCGAGTTCGAGGACTCCCTGCGGCTGGCCGCCCGGCTGGGGGAGCAGCTCGTACAGGGGCTGTACGACGGTCTGTCGGACGGTACGGTCCGGCCGGATTGA